From a single Oncorhynchus keta strain PuntledgeMale-10-30-2019 unplaced genomic scaffold, Oket_V2 Un_contig_19212_pilon_pilon, whole genome shotgun sequence genomic region:
- the LOC118379201 gene encoding IgGFc-binding protein-like: MKGSLQCFTVLLLSGLCSAGPAGKEFATAFMQNYIEDYKGSSFKIEVASPPTSLQPTKVKVTALGKVYEKTVDPGKSVSFDLPKGVEMIGSKKNLPTVLIEASQEVTVLSLNYKKETADTSVVYPVKDWGTEYFIFTPMSTAGDRFSKEFSIINYKEKNFGVEVYLTGPVTFQRQKYFAGSKLTIDLLPFESVQIQSQFDLSSTKVISKFPVGVLSGHSCTKKYTGCNHVYEQLQPVKSWGKEFIVAPLPFHKDINRYDSLYIQTSQFTQVKVIQTGIDFLTLPMFPGQSLELIVTWPNSYYLSADKGIQVLYEFNGGDIGKKQYYDPFLFTILPTDQFSTSYSLEGQAGFHNMFVMVALTKDLGGFTVDKLPMPLKIEWHKVDGTEYSWAEVLYGTGASFHQIAHANSPFAIYSIGGAYANGYGSPASGNPDAPECPENSHYEVCGRGCPATCEDPEGPSMCNTSCVKSCMCDKGYVLNGKKCVPLSQCGCLYNDKYYKNGQVFHPNGLCQEECTCNGKVKCVKFSCGPHETCEVKNGVRHCQAVGKGVCTISGDPHYKTFDNSLYDFQGTCTYTAAQGCYLEGTRLNPFSVVVENEKWYAMSNNPKVSVAKLVAVEVYGNTLVLRKNQAGMIMVNGIMMSLL; this comes from the exons GACTTTGCTCTGCTGGGCCGGCAGGGAAAGAGTTTGCCACAGCCTTCATGCAAAATTATATTGAAGACTATAAAGGCTCAAGCTTTAAGATTGAAGTGGCatctccccccacctccctccaacCCACTAAGGTCAAGGTAACTGCCCTTGGGAAGGTCTATGAGAAGACAGTTGACCCTGGTAAAAGCGTGTCCTTTGACTTACCCAAAGGAGTAGAGATGATTGGCAGTAAAAAGAACCTCCCCACTGTCCTGATCGAAGCTTCCCAGGAGGTCACAGTGTTGTCACTCAACTACAAAAAGGAAACTGCTGACACCTCTGTTGTCTACCCCGTGAAGGACTGGGGAACAGAGTACTTCATCTTCACCCCCATGTCGACCGCTGGTGATAGGTTCTCCAAAGAGTTTTCCATCATCAACTACAAAGAGAAGAACTTTGGGGTTGAGGTCTATCTGACTGGCCCGGTGACATTCCAAAGGCAAAAGTATTTTGCAGGAAGCAAGCTGACAATCGATCTTTTGCCCTTTGAGAGTGTACAGATTCAGAGCCAGTTTGATCTGAGTAGCACCAAAGTGATCTCTAAGTTTCCAGTAGGAGTTCTCTCAGGACACAGCTGTACTAAGAAATATACTGGCTGCAACCATGTCTATGAGCAGCTCCAGCCCGTTAAGAGTTGGGGGAAGGAATTCATTGTTGCACCACTGCCTTTCCATAAAGACATCAACAGATATGATAGTCTTTATATCCAAACATCTCAGTTCACTCAAGTCAAAGTCATTCAAACTGGTATCGATTTCCTTACACTACCAATGTTCCCAGGACAATCATTGGAGCTCATTGTCACCTGGCCAAATTCCTATTACTTGAGTGCTGACAAAGGCATTCAGGTCCTGTATGAGTTCAACGGAGGTGACATAGGAAAGAAGCAATACTACGACCCTTTTCTGTTCACCATTCTACCAACTGATCAATTCAGCACTTCATACTCTCTAGAAGGGCAAGCTGGCTTCCACAACATGTTCGTAATGGTGGCTCTTACCAAGGACCTGGGTGGGTTCACGGTAGACAAGCTCCCAATGCCCTTAAAAATTGAGTGGCACAAAGTGGACGGAACTGAGTACTCATGGGCTGAGGTCTTGTATGGTACTGGAGCTAGCTTCCACCAGATAGCCCACGCTAACTCCCCATTCGCTATCTACAGCATTGGTGGAGCTTATGCCAATGGCTATGGATCGCCTgcctctggtaacccag ATGCCCCTGAATGCCCAGAGAACAGCCACTATGAGGTGTGTGGAAGGGGCTGTCCTGCCACCTGTGAAGACCCAGAAGGTCCCTCCATGTGCAATACCAGTTGTGTGAAGAGCTGTATGTGTGACAAGGGCTATGTGCTTAATGGAAAAAAGTGTGTGCCCCTGTCACAATGTGGTTGTCTTTACAATGATAAATACTACAAAAATGGCCAAGTCTTCCATCCCAATgggctctgtcaggaggagtgcACATGCAATGGCAAG GTGAAGTGTGTGAAGTTCAGCTGTGGTCCCCATGAGACGTGTGAGGTGAAGAATGGGGTAAGGCATTGCCAGGCTGTTGGAAAGGGAGTCTGCACCATCTCAGGTGACCCACATTACAAGACCTTTGACAACAGCTTATATGACTTCCAAGGTACCTGCACCTACACTGCAGCTCAAGGCTGCTATCTAGAGGGCACACGCCTCAACCCCTTCTCTGTTGTGGTGGAGAATGAGAAATGGTACGCCATGTCAAATAATCCAAAGGTGTCTGTTGCCAAGCTTGTGGCTGTAGAAGTCTATGGTAATACCCTGGTTCTAAGGAAGAATCAAGCAGGAATGATAATG GTAAATGGAATTATGATGAGCCTCCTGTGA